One Bradyrhizobium sp. CCGB12 genomic window carries:
- a CDS encoding transglutaminase-like cysteine peptidase: protein MRKVVKFLAAVAAVVAVAGGQQRAEAAFVGAPLGLRGAIQYIKFDQPTLAPMAFTIFCLKYKDECKPRPQQIVFRGGRLKLTAERLAQMQEVNQQVNTAIRSEANLEGLRGEKWLLHPTSGDCNDYAVTKRHDLIAKGFPARSVLLSEVVTSWGEHHLVVVVRTFSGDLVLDNLSGHILPWSKKPYRWVRIQSPKNPNYWASLGDRAV from the coding sequence ATGCGCAAAGTTGTAAAGTTCCTGGCGGCCGTGGCCGCTGTCGTCGCTGTTGCCGGGGGGCAGCAGCGAGCGGAGGCTGCCTTCGTCGGCGCGCCCTTGGGGCTGCGCGGTGCCATCCAATACATCAAGTTCGACCAGCCGACGCTGGCGCCGATGGCATTCACGATCTTTTGCCTGAAGTACAAGGACGAGTGCAAGCCGCGGCCGCAGCAGATCGTGTTCAGAGGCGGTCGTCTGAAGCTCACCGCGGAGCGGTTGGCGCAGATGCAAGAGGTCAATCAGCAGGTCAACACTGCCATCCGTTCCGAAGCCAATCTGGAAGGGCTGCGCGGCGAGAAATGGCTGCTGCATCCCACGAGTGGCGACTGCAACGACTACGCTGTGACAAAACGCCACGATTTGATTGCCAAGGGTTTCCCGGCGCGCTCGGTGCTGCTCAGCGAGGTCGTGACCAGCTGGGGCGAGCATCATCTCGTGGTCGTTGTGCGCACCTTCTCAGGCGATCTCGTGCTGGACAATCTCTCCGGCCACATCCTGCCGTGGTCGAAGAAGCCCTATCGCTGGGTCCGTATCCAGTCGCCCAAGAACCCGAACTACTGGGCGTCGCTCGGCGATCGTGCGGTCTGA
- a CDS encoding metallophosphoesterase family protein: MGLSSRFRKKTKPRLPDGVRVYAIGDVHGRADLLQSLLTVIDADLARSSPGRAIQVFLGDYVDRGPDSRAVLDLLIERSKSHETVCLKGNHEVFLLEVLKDPARLQEWRHYGGLLTLVSYGIKPTMNPSAEQQVELIDELTRALPPEHLAFLQQLPSSFTCGDFFFVHAGVKPGIALDRQKDEDLLWIREEFLASEERFGKYIVHGHTPVSAPDIRSNRINIDTGAYATGNLTLLTIQGDSLLAI; the protein is encoded by the coding sequence ATGGGCCTTTCCAGCCGCTTTCGAAAGAAGACCAAGCCTCGGCTTCCCGACGGCGTTCGCGTCTATGCGATCGGCGACGTCCATGGCCGCGCCGATCTGCTTCAATCATTGTTAACCGTGATCGATGCCGATCTTGCCCGCTCGTCCCCGGGGCGAGCCATTCAGGTCTTTCTCGGCGACTATGTCGACCGGGGCCCAGACTCGCGTGCCGTTCTTGATCTCCTGATTGAGCGCTCGAAGTCGCACGAGACGGTCTGCCTCAAGGGTAACCACGAGGTCTTCCTGCTCGAGGTTCTCAAGGACCCCGCCCGCCTGCAGGAGTGGCGCCACTATGGCGGCCTGCTGACGCTGGTGTCCTATGGCATCAAGCCGACCATGAACCCGTCCGCAGAGCAGCAGGTCGAACTGATCGATGAATTGACGCGCGCGCTTCCACCCGAGCACCTCGCCTTCCTCCAGCAATTGCCCTCCTCCTTCACTTGCGGCGACTTCTTTTTCGTCCACGCCGGCGTCAAGCCGGGCATTGCGCTCGATCGCCAAAAGGATGAGGACCTGCTTTGGATCCGCGAGGAATTCCTGGCCTCCGAGGAGCGCTTCGGCAAATATATCGTTCACGGTCATACGCCGGTCAGCGCACCCGATATTCGTTCAAACCGCATCAACATCGATACCGGTGCATACGCGACCGGAAACTTGACGCTGTTGACGATCCAAGGCGATAGTCTGCTCGCAATTTAG